The following proteins come from a genomic window of Pseudomonas sp. WJP1:
- the rpmE gene encoding 50S ribosomal protein L31 translates to MKADIHPEYPAVAVTCSCGNKFETRSTFGKALAIDVCNECHPFYTGKQKTLDTGGRVQRFADRFGAFGAKKA, encoded by the coding sequence ATGAAAGCTGATATCCATCCAGAATACCCAGCAGTTGCTGTTACCTGCAGCTGCGGCAACAAGTTCGAAACCCGTTCGACCTTCGGCAAAGCCCTGGCGATCGACGTTTGCAACGAGTGCCACCCGTTCTACACCGGTAAGCAGAAGACTCTGGACACTGGCGGCCGCGTTCAGCGCTTCGCAGACCGTTTCGGTGCTTTCGGTGCGAAAAAGGCCTAA
- the hslV gene encoding ATP-dependent protease subunit HslV, producing MTTIVSVRRHGKVVMGGDGQVSLGNTVMKGNAKKVRRLYHGQVIAGFAGATADAFTLFERFEGQLEKHQGHLVRAAVELAKEWRTDRSLSRLEAMLAVANKDASLIITGNGDVVEPEDGLIAMGSGGAYAQAAASALLKKTDLSAREIVETALGIAGDICVFTNHTQTIEEQDCAE from the coding sequence TTGACCACCATCGTTTCAGTTCGCCGCCACGGCAAAGTCGTCATGGGCGGCGACGGCCAGGTTTCCCTTGGCAATACCGTGATGAAAGGCAACGCGAAAAAAGTTCGTCGCCTGTACCACGGCCAGGTCATTGCCGGTTTTGCCGGTGCCACCGCTGACGCCTTTACCCTCTTCGAACGCTTCGAAGGCCAACTTGAAAAGCATCAGGGCCACTTGGTACGCGCCGCTGTCGAGCTCGCCAAGGAATGGCGTACCGACCGTTCCCTGAGCCGCCTCGAAGCCATGCTCGCCGTTGCCAACAAGGACGCCTCGCTGATCATCACCGGCAACGGTGACGTGGTCGAGCCAGAAGACGGCCTGATCGCCATGGGTTCCGGCGGCGCCTATGCACAAGCCGCAGCCAGCGCACTGCTGAAAAAAACCGACCTGTCGGCCCGGGAAATCGTCGAAACCGCCCTCGGCATTGCCGGCGACATCTGCGTATTCACCAACCACACCCAGACCATTGAGGAGCAGGACTGCGCCGAGTAA
- a CDS encoding primosomal protein N', whose protein sequence is MPDAILRLALPSPLRRLFDYRAPAGVLRAQLHPGMRLRVPFGRREMIGILVEVTDTSEVPAEKLKPALALLDATPPLPPTLFKLCLWTSQYYQHSLGDTLSWALPVLLRQGELAEARQERFWSAAPGASLDDPRIARAPRQREALATLAQHPHGVAHQLLSKLMLSKDSLDLLLAKELVQVEIRRHAPGARHDHWLAQPELPLNPEQRAAYEAIRSGFDSYHAFLLAGVTGSGKTEVYLQLIRETLEAGKQALVLIPEINLGPQTLARFEQRFNARIALIHSAVNDRERLEAWLAARDGEADIIIGTRSALFTPMKNPGLIIIDEEHDGSYKQQEGLRYHARDLALVRARQENIPIVLGSATPSLESLHNAYTGRYGLLRLNERAGGAKQPRFLRLDVKSRPLDSGISGPMQQAIGQTLAAGQQVLVFLNRRGFAPTLLCHDCGWMSECQRCDARMTVHQRHGELRCHHCGYVERVPRQCPKCNKVDLRPVGAGTERAEERLGILFPDYPVLRVDRDSTSRKDAMNQLFATIQKGQPCILVGTQMLAKGHHFPRVTLVSILDADGGLFSGDFRASERMAQLIVQVAGRAGRAEEPGKVIIQTHLADHPLLVQLTEQGYFAFAEQALSERRAAGLPPFAHLALLRAEAHKPGQAEGFLDEACSEAERLLAEQNLSGIELLGPVPAPMERRAGRYRAQLLLQATARAPLHRLLASWLLVLEQMPSGRAVRWSLDVDPVDLY, encoded by the coding sequence GTGCCCGACGCCATTCTGCGCCTCGCCCTGCCTTCGCCCCTGCGCCGCCTGTTCGACTACCGGGCACCGGCCGGCGTGCTGCGTGCGCAGTTGCACCCCGGCATGCGTTTGCGGGTGCCGTTCGGCCGGAGGGAGATGATCGGAATCCTGGTGGAGGTCACCGACACCAGCGAAGTGCCGGCAGAAAAACTCAAGCCCGCCCTCGCCCTGCTTGACGCTACGCCGCCGTTGCCGCCCACGCTGTTCAAACTGTGCCTGTGGACCTCGCAGTACTATCAGCACAGCCTCGGCGACACCTTGAGCTGGGCACTGCCGGTGTTGCTGCGACAGGGCGAACTGGCCGAGGCGCGCCAGGAGCGCTTCTGGTCCGCCGCGCCGGGCGCCAGCCTCGATGACCCCCGTATCGCCCGTGCCCCGCGCCAGCGCGAAGCCCTGGCAACGCTGGCCCAGCACCCCCACGGCGTGGCCCATCAGTTGCTGAGCAAGCTGATGCTGAGCAAGGACAGCCTCGATCTGTTACTGGCCAAGGAACTGGTCCAGGTCGAAATCCGCAGACACGCCCCCGGCGCCCGACACGACCACTGGCTGGCCCAACCCGAGCTGCCACTCAACCCAGAGCAGCGGGCAGCCTATGAAGCCATTCGCTCCGGGTTCGACAGTTACCATGCGTTCCTGCTCGCCGGCGTTACCGGCAGCGGCAAGACCGAAGTGTATTTGCAGCTTATCCGCGAAACCCTGGAGGCCGGCAAGCAGGCCCTGGTGCTGATCCCGGAAATCAACCTGGGCCCGCAGACCCTGGCGCGCTTCGAGCAACGTTTCAACGCGCGCATCGCCCTGATCCACTCGGCGGTCAATGATCGCGAACGTCTCGAGGCCTGGCTTGCCGCCCGCGATGGTGAAGCCGACATCATTATCGGCACCCGCTCGGCACTGTTCACACCAATGAAAAACCCGGGCCTGATCATCATCGATGAAGAGCACGATGGTTCCTATAAACAGCAGGAAGGCTTGCGCTATCACGCACGCGATCTGGCGCTGGTCAGGGCTCGACAGGAAAACATCCCGATTGTCCTGGGCTCTGCCACACCTTCTCTGGAAAGCCTGCACAACGCCTACACCGGCCGGTATGGCCTGCTGCGGCTGAACGAGCGCGCTGGCGGTGCCAAGCAACCACGATTCCTGCGCCTGGATGTGAAAAGCCGGCCACTGGACAGCGGTATTTCCGGGCCCATGCAACAAGCCATTGGCCAGACCCTCGCCGCCGGCCAACAGGTGCTGGTATTCCTCAACCGCCGCGGCTTTGCCCCGACCCTGTTGTGCCATGACTGCGGCTGGATGTCCGAGTGCCAACGCTGCGATGCGCGCATGACCGTGCACCAGCGCCACGGCGAACTGCGCTGCCATCATTGCGGCTACGTCGAACGCGTGCCGCGCCAGTGCCCCAAGTGCAACAAGGTCGACTTGCGCCCCGTGGGGGCCGGCACCGAACGGGCCGAGGAACGCCTGGGGATCCTGTTCCCGGACTATCCGGTGCTGCGGGTCGACCGCGACAGCACCTCGCGCAAGGACGCGATGAACCAGTTGTTCGCCACCATACAGAAGGGCCAGCCATGCATCCTGGTCGGCACGCAGATGCTCGCCAAGGGCCACCACTTCCCACGGGTAACCCTGGTCTCGATCCTGGATGCGGACGGCGGGCTGTTCTCCGGCGACTTCCGCGCCAGTGAGCGCATGGCGCAACTGATTGTCCAGGTCGCCGGGCGGGCAGGCCGGGCGGAAGAGCCGGGCAAGGTGATCATCCAGACGCACCTGGCCGACCATCCGCTGCTGGTACAGTTGACCGAGCAGGGTTACTTCGCCTTTGCCGAGCAGGCCTTGAGCGAACGTCGCGCAGCCGGCCTGCCGCCGTTTGCGCATTTGGCATTGCTGCGGGCCGAGGCGCACAAGCCCGGCCAAGCCGAAGGGTTTCTAGATGAGGCCTGCAGCGAGGCCGAGCGCTTGCTCGCTGAACAGAACTTGAGCGGAATCGAACTGCTGGGGCCGGTGCCGGCACCGATGGAACGTCGGGCCGGGCGTTATCGCGCACAGTTGCTGTTGCAAGCGACGGCACGGGCGCCGCTGCACCGGCTGCTCGCCAGCTGGTTGCTGGTACTGGAGCAGATGCCGAGCGGGCGGGCGGTGCGCTGGTCATTGGATGTCGATCCGGTCGATTTGTATTGA
- the argS gene encoding arginine--tRNA ligase, translating to MKDTIRQLIQQAITQLVNEGVLPEGLSPAIQVENSRDKKNGDFASNIAMMLAKPAGMKPRDLAEKIIAALPADENVSKTEIAGPGFLNFFQNTDALAARLDAALADAHIGVRKAGPAQRTVVDLSAPNLAKEMHVGHLRSTIIGDGVARVLEFLGDEVIRQNHVGDWGTQFGMLMAYLQENPITSDELSDLENFYRAAKGRFDESEEFADRARGLVVKLQAGDPDCLALWTKFKDISLSHCQKIYELLNVKLTMADVMGESAYNDDLINVVNDLKAAGMLVESNGAQCVFLDEFKNADGDPLPVIIVKADGGYLYATTDLAAVRYRSGKLKADRALYFVDQRQALHFQQVFAVARKAGFVTHPMEMEHMGFGTMNGADGRPFKTRDGGTVKLIDLLTEAQERAYTLVKDKNPELAEAELRNIAKVVGIGAVKYADLSKHRTSDYSFNFDLMLNFEGNTAPYLLYAYTRVAGVFRKLGKDFSEVEGQIVLEAAHEHELAAKLAQFGEVLNNVSEKGTPHILCTYLYDVAGLFSSFYENCPILAADTPEQMQSRLRLAALTGRTLKQGLELLGLETLERM from the coding sequence ATGAAAGACACCATTCGCCAGCTGATCCAACAAGCCATCACCCAACTCGTCAACGAAGGTGTGTTGCCTGAAGGCCTGTCGCCGGCGATCCAGGTTGAAAACTCCCGCGACAAGAAGAACGGCGACTTCGCCAGCAACATCGCCATGATGCTGGCCAAGCCTGCGGGCATGAAGCCGCGCGACCTGGCGGAAAAAATCATCGCAGCCCTGCCAGCTGACGAAAACGTCTCCAAGACCGAAATCGCCGGCCCTGGCTTCCTGAACTTCTTCCAGAACACCGACGCCCTGGCCGCGCGCCTGGACGCCGCCCTGGCCGACGCCCACATCGGCGTGCGCAAGGCCGGCCCGGCACAGCGCACCGTGGTCGACCTGTCGGCACCGAACCTGGCCAAAGAGATGCACGTCGGCCACTTGCGCTCGACCATCATTGGCGATGGCGTAGCCCGCGTGCTGGAATTCCTCGGTGACGAAGTGATCCGGCAGAACCACGTCGGCGACTGGGGCACCCAGTTCGGCATGCTGATGGCTTACCTGCAGGAAAACCCGATCACCAGCGACGAGCTGTCGGACCTGGAAAACTTCTACCGCGCCGCCAAGGGCCGCTTTGACGAATCCGAAGAGTTCGCCGACCGCGCCCGTGGCCTGGTGGTCAAGCTGCAGGCCGGCGATCCCGATTGCCTGGCGCTGTGGACCAAGTTCAAGGACATCTCGCTGTCCCACTGCCAGAAGATCTACGAGCTGCTGAACGTCAAACTGACCATGGCCGACGTGATGGGCGAAAGCGCCTACAACGACGACCTGATCAATGTGGTCAACGACCTTAAGGCTGCCGGCATGCTGGTCGAGAGCAACGGCGCCCAGTGCGTGTTCCTCGACGAGTTCAAGAACGCCGACGGCGACCCGCTGCCGGTGATCATCGTCAAGGCTGACGGCGGCTACCTCTACGCCACCACCGACCTGGCCGCTGTGCGCTACCGCAGCGGCAAGCTCAAGGCCGACCGTGCCCTGTACTTCGTCGACCAGCGTCAGGCCCTGCACTTCCAGCAAGTGTTCGCCGTCGCCCGCAAGGCCGGCTTCGTGACGCACCCGATGGAAATGGAACACATGGGCTTCGGCACCATGAACGGCGCTGACGGTCGCCCGTTCAAGACCCGCGATGGCGGGACCGTGAAGCTCATCGACCTGCTGACCGAAGCCCAGGAGCGCGCCTACACCCTGGTCAAGGACAAGAACCCGGAGCTGGCCGAAGCCGAGCTGCGCAACATCGCCAAGGTGGTGGGCATCGGTGCGGTGAAATACGCCGACCTGTCCAAGCACCGCACCAGCGACTACAGCTTCAACTTCGACCTGATGCTGAACTTCGAAGGCAACACCGCGCCGTACCTGCTGTACGCCTACACCCGCGTGGCTGGAGTGTTCCGCAAACTCGGCAAGGACTTCAGCGAAGTAGAGGGTCAGATCGTTCTCGAAGCAGCGCACGAGCACGAACTGGCGGCGAAACTCGCGCAGTTCGGCGAAGTGCTGAACAACGTGTCCGAGAAAGGCACGCCGCACATCCTCTGCACCTACCTGTACGACGTCGCCGGCCTGTTCTCCAGCTTCTACGAGAACTGCCCGATCCTCGCCGCCGACACCCCGGAACAAATGCAGAGCCGTCTGCGCCTCGCCGCGCTGACTGGACGCACTCTCAAGCAAGGCCTGGAACTCTTGGGCCTGGAAACTCTGGAGCGTATGTAA
- a CDS encoding SPOR domain-containing protein has protein sequence MAAKKKPAPKRGASRYQAPAKQPIPGWLWMAIGLTVGAFIVFLMKLEPGKGSDTVKREKVEQQQKATKIAEANKTPPSPTQPVKPKYDFYTLLPESEVIVPPDAVPEKTLPTPQVPAIPTTPVTPAEAAKIDTARAQAALAGITPPPAPPVAKAAPVTKFFLQAGSFRKEADADKVRAQIILLGQAVAVESGTVKDETWYRVLVGPFSNREQLTTAQKQLAGAGFSNLLLQQRQNR, from the coding sequence TTGGCTGCCAAGAAAAAACCTGCACCCAAGCGTGGCGCCAGCCGTTACCAAGCTCCAGCGAAGCAACCGATCCCGGGTTGGCTGTGGATGGCCATCGGCCTGACGGTCGGTGCTTTCATCGTATTCCTGATGAAGCTGGAGCCGGGCAAGGGCAGCGACACGGTCAAACGCGAGAAAGTCGAGCAGCAACAGAAAGCCACCAAGATCGCCGAGGCCAACAAGACCCCGCCGAGCCCGACGCAACCGGTGAAACCGAAGTACGACTTCTACACCCTGTTGCCGGAATCTGAAGTCATCGTGCCGCCGGATGCCGTGCCGGAAAAGACCCTGCCGACGCCACAAGTGCCGGCCATTCCGACCACGCCGGTTACCCCGGCGGAAGCGGCGAAGATCGATACCGCCCGCGCCCAGGCCGCCCTGGCCGGCATTACGCCGCCGCCAGCGCCACCCGTGGCCAAGGCCGCACCGGTGACCAAGTTCTTCCTGCAGGCCGGATCGTTCCGCAAGGAGGCTGACGCCGACAAGGTGCGGGCGCAGATCATTCTGCTGGGTCAGGCGGTGGCGGTTGAATCAGGGACGGTCAAGGACGAGACCTGGTATCGGGTATTGGTGGGTCCGTTCAGTAACCGTGAGCAGTTGACCACGGCACAGAAACAACTGGCCGGTGCCGGCTTCAGCAATCTGTTGTTACAACAACGCCAGAACCGTTGA
- the hslU gene encoding HslU--HslV peptidase ATPase subunit translates to MSMTPREIVHELNRHIIGQDDAKRAVAIALRNRWRRMQLPEELRVEVTPKNILMIGPTGVGKTEIARRLAKLANAPFIKVEATKFTEVGYVGRDVESIIRDLADAAIKLLREQEIVKVRHRAEDAAEERILDALLPPARMGFSSDDAPTQDSNTRQLFRKRLREGQLDDKEIEIEVAEMAGVDISAPPGMEEMTNQLQSLFANMGKGKKKARKLKVKEALKMVRDEEASRLVNDEELKAKALEAVEQHGIVFIDEIDKVAKRGNSGGVDVSREGVQRDLLPLIEGCTVNTKLGMVKTDHILFIASGAFHLSKPSDLVPELQGRLPIRVELKALSPEDFERILSEPHASLTEQYCALLKTEGLGIEFLPSGIKRIAEIAWQVNEKTENIGARRLHTLLERLLEEVSFSAGDLASVHDDKVIQIDADYVNGHLGELAQNEDLSRYIL, encoded by the coding sequence ATGTCCATGACTCCCCGTGAAATCGTCCACGAACTCAATCGCCATATCATCGGCCAGGACGATGCCAAGCGCGCCGTCGCCATTGCCCTGCGCAATCGCTGGCGCCGCATGCAGCTGCCGGAAGAGCTGCGTGTTGAAGTAACGCCCAAGAACATCCTGATGATCGGCCCGACCGGTGTCGGTAAAACCGAGATCGCCCGTCGCCTGGCGAAACTGGCCAACGCGCCTTTCATCAAGGTCGAAGCCACCAAGTTCACCGAAGTCGGCTACGTCGGCCGTGACGTCGAATCGATCATTCGTGACCTGGCCGATGCCGCGATCAAGCTGCTGCGCGAACAGGAAATCGTCAAGGTACGCCACCGCGCCGAAGACGCTGCTGAAGAGCGCATCCTCGACGCCCTGCTGCCACCGGCACGCATGGGCTTCAGCAGCGACGATGCCCCGACCCAGGATTCCAACACCCGTCAGCTGTTCCGCAAGCGCCTGCGCGAAGGCCAGCTGGATGACAAGGAGATCGAAATCGAAGTCGCCGAAATGGCCGGCGTCGACATCTCCGCGCCACCGGGCATGGAAGAAATGACCAACCAGCTGCAAAGCCTGTTCGCCAACATGGGCAAGGGCAAGAAGAAAGCCCGCAAGCTCAAGGTCAAAGAAGCGCTGAAGATGGTGCGCGACGAAGAAGCCAGCCGCCTGGTCAACGATGAAGAGTTGAAGGCCAAGGCCCTGGAAGCGGTCGAGCAGCACGGCATCGTGTTCATCGACGAAATCGACAAGGTCGCCAAGCGCGGCAACTCCGGCGGCGTCGATGTGTCCCGCGAAGGCGTGCAGCGCGACTTGCTGCCGCTGATCGAAGGCTGCACCGTCAACACCAAGCTGGGCATGGTCAAGACCGACCACATCCTGTTCATCGCCTCCGGTGCCTTCCACCTGAGCAAGCCAAGTGACCTGGTGCCCGAGCTGCAAGGTCGTCTGCCGATCCGTGTCGAACTCAAGGCCCTGAGCCCGGAAGACTTCGAGCGCATCCTCAGCGAGCCCCACGCATCGCTCACCGAGCAATATTGCGCGCTGCTGAAAACCGAAGGCCTGGGTATCGAGTTCTTGCCGAGCGGTATCAAGCGCATTGCCGAGATCGCCTGGCAGGTGAACGAGAAAACCGAAAACATCGGTGCCCGTCGCCTGCACACCTTGCTTGAACGCCTGCTCGAAGAAGTATCTTTCAGCGCTGGCGACCTGGCCAGCGTGCATGACGACAAGGTGATCCAGATC